DNA sequence from the Stigmatella aurantiaca genome:
AGACCCACACGTACCGCCCCGGGGACAGCTACTTCATCCAGCAGGGACAGGTCGTCATCTGGGAAGTGCACGGCGAGCGCGTCATCAAGTCGTTCTTCAACATCGCGGAGGGCTTCACCGGGTAGGCCCTCCCGCGCTTCAGCGCGCCCAGTCCACCCCCACGCCGGCCCCCGCGGTGAACCCCCGCACCAGGGTGCCATCGGCCTGAGGGAAGTGCACGGTGCCGGTGGAGCCCCACACGTAGAGGGAGGACAGCAGGCGCTGGCGCAGCTCGGCCAGCAGGGAGTAGCGCGGGTGGGTCTTCAGGCCCACCACGATGGCGCGCGCGGTGATGCGCGTGCGGCCCCCCGGCAGTTGCAGCATCAGCGCCATGTCCGTGTCGATGCGGCCAAAGGCGAAGTACTCCGCGGCGGCGCTGGCCGAGAAATACAGCGCGTTCTCGGCATCCCCCAGCCCCAGCCGCAGCTCCCCGTAGCCGGAGAAGGCCCGCGACAGGCGCTCCTCGGCGAGCGGCTCCTCGGAGAGCCCCGTGGCGGAGAAGCGTGACAGCTCGTAGGAGGGCCCGAAGAGCCCGAAGCGGAAGCTGCCCCCTTGCGAGCGCCCCTCCAGGCGGCCGCTCACGTCCACCGCGCCGCGCATGCCGCGCGCGGACAGGCCCACGAAGCCGCCGAAGTCCAGCGGGCTCACATCCACGCGGCTGCCCGCCCCGGCCATGGCGAACAGCTGGAAGCGCTCGCCCTTGTAGATGGCCGCGTTGCCGCCCACGAGCGCGGCGGTGAGGGGCTCGGTGCGCTCCTCGCCCACGCGCCCGAAGTCGTGCGCGAGGGAGGCATTCACGTGGTAGCGGTCGAACACCGTCTCATCCGTGCTGGCCATGCGGCCAAGGTCCATGCGCAGCTCGCCCGCGAACAGCCGCATGGCGAGCACGTCGCTGGCGGCCACCTGGAGCCGGAAGGGGCCGAAGTAGCCCGTGGCGGTGGCCCCCGCCGGGTGGTAGTCGGCGGACAGCTGGTTGACGTAGCGGTCCACCAGGTGGCCCTCGCCCAGGGTGAAGGTGGTGAGGGGGCCCGCCCGGAAGAAGAACCGGCCCTCCTCCCGGCCCAGCCGCAGCTCCCGGATGAGCTGGCCCAAGTCACTCGGCGTGTCCCAGTCCTCGCGGCGCAGGTGGCCCCCGTAGTCCCCGGCCGTCTGCTTGGGGTCCTGGTCCACGAGGCGGAAGCGCAGCGTGGCGCCCACCTCCAGGGCGAAGTTCTCGCCCACGTCCAGGCGCAGCACGGGGGTGGCGGCGGCGAAGAAGTCCTGTTCGCCCCCACGGGTTCCCGACGGGAAGCTCAGCGGCCCGGCCTCGAGCAGCGCACGGAACTGAACGGAGGAGTCCCCGGAGGAGTCCCCAGCGTCCCCGGCGGAGACGTCCTCCACCGAAGAGGTCTGCTGGAGCACGGCGAGCAGGAGCAGGAAGGGAGCGGCGTTCATCCGCTTCACTCTACCCGCCTCCTCCAGACCCGAAAGCCGTAGGGACACAAAATGCCCGGGGCGCCCCCTCGCGGGGCCTGGGCCCCACACTCAGCGTCCACCGGGCAACGCCCGGGGCGTGGCCCGAGGCCTGCCTGCCTGCCTCAGTGCTCCTGAGGCACCGTGTTCGCGGCCGGCAGGCTCGCGGGGTGAGGCCGCGCGGGCAGGCTGCCGAACCAGCGCGCGAGGAAGCGCACGCCCGAGGCCACAAAGCTCTGCTCCTGCTTCAGCGACTCGAAGAGGCTCTCGTCGATCAGCGAGTCCTCCGGGTCGAACCCCAGCTCCTCGGGCACCAGCGGCTTGATGAGCGGGTTCTGGTCGAACACCGTCTCCAGTGGGTGCGCGCGCAGGCGCGCCTCGCCGCGGGCCGCCACGCCATCCAGGAAGGAGACGAGCCCGTCCGCGCGGGCCAGCTGGCGCAGCTCCGCCGGGCGCGACACCCCGCTGAGCTCCGACATGAGGCTCACGCGGAGCCGCCGGATGGCGCGGCGCAGGAGCGCCCCGTTCTCTTCGGGCACCTCCCAGGCCAGGTTCAGCTCCGAGTCCACCCCGAGGCTGCGGTTGGTGGTGTTCGCCGAGCCGAGCGTGAGCAGCCGGTCATCCACCACCAGGAGCTTCGAGTGCACGTAGGTGTAGACATCCTGGCCCGCCTCATCGCGCGACACCGAGCAGTAGACGCCCAGCGCATGGCCCGTCTCCTTCGCCACGCGCTGGAGCAGGCGCAGGAGCCGCACCTGGGCCACGCCCATGGCGAGCTGCTCGCGCAGCGCCTCGGGCATGCGGGGCAGCACGAAGACGATGTTGAGCCGGCTCCGGTCCTTGGCGCGCATGCGGCGCACGAGCGCATGGAAGAGGGTGCGCGAGGAGAAGTACTGGTTCTCGAAGTAGAGGAAGTGCTCGGCCGCGTCGATGGCATCCAGGTACAGCGCGCGGATCTCCTGCACCTGCTCCTGGAAGGGCACCAGCGTCTTGCCGAAGGTGCGGCAGATGGCCACCGGCCCGGGCGGCAGCGGCACCGTGGGCTTCAGGTCCACGTCGTCGCGCGACACGGGGGTGGGCAGGCGCAGCGTGCCACCGCCGGAGTTGAACCAGCGCGCCTCGAACAGCTCCGCCAGCTTCTCCACCACGGGGCCGGTGAGCACCGACTGCACATCGTGGTAGGGGCCGTGCGGATCTCTGCCGTTGTCGCAGCGCAGCGTGGAGCGGGCCGGGTGGTCGCGGTCATCCCAGCGGCAGTCGCAGATGTCCATGCCGCCGGTGAACGCCACGCGCCCGTCGATGAGGACCAGCTTCTGGTGGTGCGCCGCGTAGAGCGGCGCGGAGGTATCGAAGCGGAAGGACAGCCGGTCGCTGTACCCGTTGAACAGCGTGTGCTGCATCCACTCGCGCTCCATCGCGAGCAGCACGTTGAAATCCCACGCCAGGATGTAGATGTGCAGCTCCGGGTTCTTCTCGCACAGCTCGCGCAGCAGCGGCAGCATGCGCAGCTCGCCCTGAGCCTGCCCGGCGTCCTCGCCGCGCAGCAGCGAGACATCGCTGTCGAACTGCCATCCGGTGATGGCGATGTAACTCTTGGCCCGGAGCGCCTCGCGGTAGAAAGCCTTGTAGTAGTCCCGTCCGTCGACGAGCACTCCCGCGTCATGCGCTTCGGTCTGTGTCCAGCAGTTGCGTCCGGGTTCCAGGATGCGTTTCAAGATGAACCTCTCCCGATGGCCTGCCCCCCGAGGCACCGGCCGCGTGGCCTGTGCCTCAGCCGACGAAGACGATGTTCTTGCCCGTAGCGAGCGTCATGTTGGGCGAGGAGACGACCTTGGCCACCTTCTTCACCTCGCCCCCCACGGTGTCGAACGCCGCGGCGATCAGGTCGCCCAGCGTCACCTGCACCCGGCGCACCGGCCGCGCCACGTTGGCGGCCACCCGGGCCACCTTCGCCTTCGTCTGACGGGTCTTCCGCTGAATGACCTGATCACGCCGCTGAGCCTTCGCCATGGTCTTTTCTCCGAGGAGTGCTGGTGGGCTACTGCTTGGTTGTTCCAGGCCCGGCCAAACCGCCGCCGCCCTGCGCAGTTCCTCTTCAGCAACCCGTGTGCCAGGCTCTAACCCATTGGTTTTATTGGCCGCCTCCTGGAATCCGAGGTTCATGCCTCCCGAAAAAGGACTGACATTTTTTCAGAAGGCGGGGAAGATCGGAATGAATGACGGGATCACCCCCGGCCCTGGGGCATCAAAACATTCGCCGCTTTACAACTTGCTACAACACATGTGTCGCCGGGGCGGCCCCCTGCCCCCAGGTAGTCCGGCTTACATCCGGGGCAATTTGCATTTGACGCCTTTAACCGTTCCAATGGAGTGTGGGGCGAGTCTTGAGGTGCTTGACCCATGGAATCGAACGCACCCCCCCTCAAGGCCAAGTCCGAGATGAACGATCCCTACCCGAACTCCCAGGTGGTCGGACAATCCATCCTCGCCATCGTCGGCGGCATGGAAGTGGTCCAGGCGCGGGCGCTTCGCATCCTGGAGGAGAATGGGATTGCTCCCTTGAAGGCGGACGTGTGGTACCCGATGTCCAGCCTGCTCAACTCCTTCCAGCTCATCTTCGAGAAGATTGGCCCCAGCACGGTGCGCGCCATCGGGAGGAAGATTCCCGACAACGCCCGGTTCCCGGTGAACCTGGACTCGCTGGAGAAGGGCCTGCGTTCCATCGACGTGGCCTACCACCTCAATCATCGCGGGAGCGACAGGATTGGCGACTACCGGTACGAACAGATCGACCGGCGGAGCGCCCGGATGGTTTGCGACAACCCGTATCCCTGCGACCTGGATCTGGGGTTGATCGAAGCGGTGTGTGACCGGTTCCGGCCCAAGGATGCGCTCTGGGTGCGCATCGAGCACGACCCCAAGAGCTGCCGTCGCCGGGGTGACGCTTCCTGCACCTATCTCATCACGTGGTAGTAGCCCTGACCCGAACCCCCTTACATAGCAGTCATCCTCACCTGAGTGAGGCGCCACGAACGGCAGGTCGGGAGGAAGTCCATGAAGGTCATCCTGGAATACATCGCAGCGCGTCAGCATCTGTTCGCCGAACACCCCTTTTTCGAGGACCTGAAGCTCGATCGGCCCATCGATCAGATCATGGCCTTCGCGCCCAAGCTGGCCTTCTGGGTGATGACATTCCAGGACGTGCTGCGGCTCAACGCGCACTTCATCAGCGACCCCGCGCTCAAGCAGCTCACCATCCAGCACCGCTCGGAAGAGGTGGGGCATGACCGGTGGTTCTTCGAGGACATCGCGGAGCTGACGGGCAAGCAGCTCACCGTCAGCGCGCTGTTCGGCCGGGCGCACACCGCCACGCGCGATGCGACGTACGCGCTCATCTCCGAGGTGTACCGCCCCATGGATGACCGGCTGCGCATCGCGCTGGTGCTGACCATGGAGGCGACGAGCCACGTGTTCTTCAGCCGCACCGCGGCATTGGTGGCCGCCAAGGGCAACACCGAGCGGCTGCGCTACTTCTCGGACTTCCACGTGCAGGTGGAGGCCCAGCACGAAGTCTTCGAGGAGGAGATGGAGCGGCGGCTGCGCGCCATGGAGCTGCCCGAGGAGCTGCGCGTACAAGGGCTGGCGCTGGTGGAGCGCACCTACGCCGTCTTCGACGCGATGATGCACGGGCTGCGGCAGGAGGTGGCCAGCGCCCTGGAGCCGCTGGCGCCCACGGTGGCCCTCCAGCATGCGGCGCTGCCCCTGGCGCTCCAGCCCCAGAAGCCGCAGGCCGAGGTGCTGACCGGGCAGGCCGTGGAGTGCCTGGCCGTCTGAGCGGACGCTACTTCGGGGGCGGGGAGAGCACGAGGATGAGCTCTCCGCCCACGTGCCGGCCGGCCTTCTGATAGACGGAGCCCTGGCGCCCCAGCTCCACGTCCATGGCGGACTGCTTGGGGATGACCACGCGGACGGTGGCGGTGCCGTCCTTGAAGGCCAGGAGCTGCAGCGAGGCGTTGACGCCGTTGGGCAGGCGGATCTCCGTGGCCTTCTGGGCCTCCACGGTGACGGTCTCCAGGGACAGCCGCTTGAAGGAGGTGAAGCTGAAGTTCTGCTTGCGGAACAGCTCCTTCATCTTCTCCAGCTCGGGGGGCTCCACCGCGTCGCCCTTGTTGGAGGCAAGCACCACCTCCGCCTGCACCTTCACCGTCTGGGCCTGGGCGTGCGCGTCCGCTGGGGGCAGGAGCACCAGCCCCAGCGACAGCAGCGAGAGCACCGCCTGCGTCTGAATCCTCACAAGGAACCTCCCTGGGTGTCCGGCGGCGACGCCGGGTTCATCGGCCGGGGAGCATCCTCCCGCCGCAGCCCGTCCCGCTCCAGCCCCGCGCCTGTCCCACCGTCCTCATCCTGACCGGGCTGGGCCCCCGGTGTGTCCTGGTCCACAAGCCAGATGATGGCGCCGCCGTTGTCCGTCTCCATCACCACCGGGGCCACGCGCGCCGGCTCGTAGGCGCTCACCCGCTGCACCGTCATCCGCTCGGCGCCGTAGCCCTCCGGGGCGCCGCGGCCCATGAGCAGGGGCACCGCCACCACCGTCAGCACCGCGGCGGTGGCCAGCGAGGAGACCATGGCCGTGCGCTGGTAGAGGAACATCTCCGAGAGCGACAGCTTGAGCCGCTCCAGGAGGGGCGGCTTCTCGGGGGTGATGCGGGCCATCACCTTCTGGGTGAAGTCCTTGAAGTCCACATCGTCCACCGCCATGTCCAGGCCCACGCGCAGGAGGCCCGCCTCGGCGCGGAAGTCCGCCGTGCGCCCCATGCACTCCTTGCAGGCGCCCAAGTGGCGCTCCACGTTGACGCGCTCCGCGGGCGTCAGCTCTCCATCGATGTAGGGAGACAGGAACGGGATGAACCGCTCGCAAGCAGGATTACCGGCCATAGCATTCTCTCAGAAAAGTGATGCCCCGGAGGTGTGACGGCGGCCACAGGCCGATATTCCAACCCGTCTCACTCACTTCCTACTCCGCTCTTGGATTCGTCCAACTCCAGGTACTCACTGAGGATTTTCTGGACCTTGGTGCGCGCGTGGAAGAGCCGGCTCATCACCGTGCCCTTGGGAATGTCCAGCGTGCGCGACAGCTCCTCGTAGGACATGCCCTCGATTTCGCGCAGCAGCAGGATGGCGCGGTGCTTCTCGGGCACCGTGGCCAGGGCCTCCTGGATCTTGTCGGCCAGCTCCCGGCGCAGGGCGCTCTTCTGGGGGTTGGTGCCCAGGCGGCTGCCCAGCGCGCCGATGTTCGCCTGGGACAAGTCCAGGGACTGCGTCTCGTCGAACTCCACCGGCTCGCCGCCCGCGCCCGCGCGCTTGCGGATGAGATCAATGCAGATGTTGACGGTGATGCGGTAGAGCCACGTGTAGAAGGACGAGTCGCCCTTGAAGTGGTCCAAGTACTTGTAGACCTTGACGAACGCCTCTTGCGAGACGTCCATCGCCTCCTCCTTGTCCTTGAGCATTCCCAGCGCGACGGCGTACACCTTGCGCTGGTAGCGCTCGACGAGGAGCTTGAAAGCGCGCTGGTCGCCGTTGCGGACGCGCTTGACGAGGGTAAGGTCGTCGGTGGCCAAGGGGGGTACACCCTACCACGCACGAACGCTTTCCCAACAAATCCGTGAGCCTCCGGGTGAAATTGAACCCTGGGCGGGGGACTACAGCGCCACCAGCAGGATGATCAAAATCATCATCCCCACGATGGCCAGCACCGCCCCGAAGGCGAGCTGATCCCACTTCTCCTGTTCGATGGCGCTGTCCTCGGGGCCCGCCCGGAAGCGGTGGAGGACGTTCCAGAGCATGTTGCGGCCCAGCCGCTTCGCCCGGCCCTTCCACCGGTCCAGGGGGGCCTCGTCGCCGGCCAGGCGCTCGGCGTCCGTGCGGGCGGGCACCATTACCTGCGGCGGCAGGTGCAAGAGCTGCGGGGACACCCGGACGAACTCCGCCTGGCCGGGGATGCGCTCCAGCGCGGGGCGCTCGGGCCCCTGCGTGAAGGCGTTGTCCCGGTGCTCCTGGGAGGGCGCCTGCGGGGGCTCGTCCTTGGGCTGCGGCTTGCGGGCGGCCTCCTGCGGCTGCGCGGACTCCGAGAGGCGCACCTCCGGCGGGGGCTCGGGCTGGACTTGCTCGGCGCGCGCCCGGGCCTCCTCGGGGTTGGAGGCCTCCAGCACCCACTGGGCCGCGGCCATGCCGTCATCGCCCGTGTGGGCGTCCCGGAGCTCGGAGAAGCCCTGGTCCTTCAGGGCCTTGTCGAAGGTCTCCCGCCCCTCCGGGGTGGACTCGTGCCCCGCGGCGGCCTCGGCGTAGGCGGTGAAGAAGGCCCAGGCGCGCAGCGCCCGCTCCGAGGAGGGCATGTCCGAGGGCCGCAGTTGCTGGTGGAGCAGGGCCAGGTCCGAGGCGAAGCGCTTGGCCACGCCCTCCTGGCTCACCAGCTTCTCGAGCCCTCCGGGCACCAGGTCCCTCACCGGCAGCACCCGGCCCCGGGCCTCGCCCTGGCCCAGCGCGGGGCGGTTGCCCGTGGTGGGCGTGGCCCCGAAGCCATCGCGCGTCTGGGTGCGTCCGCCGGGTTGGGTGTCCCCGCCCTTGGAGGGGCCCGCGGGCCGCTCCTTGCCACCCGGGGCTTCGGGCATCCTGACGATGCGGGTGCCACCGCCACGACCGATGGGCGTATCCATGGGGCTGACCGGGGGCCCCTGCGGGGCCTGCTGGGGAGACCCGGAGGGTAGCACGTCTTTGCCCTTGCGCGCCGGAGGGGCCTCCGCCGGGAGCTGGGGCATGATCAACGTGGCCATGACGGCCTTGCCCCGCGTCCCTGTGCCCTTCTCCTGCGTCAGCGCGTCGGCGAACGTGGCCGGCACGCGCACCTGGGGCGGGGTGTCCGAGCGGGAACCCAGGGCCGGACGCTCGCCCGTCCGGCCCCGGCCCTCCCGGGGACCCTCCGCGGTGGGCGCAGGTCCGATGCGGGTGGCTTCACCACCCCCACTTCGTGCGCCCCTGCCGAGTTCCCCTACATGACCCATCTCCCGGATTCTCGGCCGGTGGGCGGGCAAGTTGCGTGCAGGTGCGCCAATTACTCACCTTCTCGTTCCACCTCCACCGGGGACGTCATGCCGTTGGAGTCCAACATGACCCGGTACACGGCGTTCTGGCCGTCCCCATCCAGGTCCCCCCGCGCGAAGCAGGTGACTTCGGTCTCCCCCACCGGGTTCTCCTGGAGGGCCACCTGGTACTGGAAGCGCACGGCCGTGCCCGGGGCGAAGCCCAGCTTCTCGAAGGCCTCGTCGTGCGGAAACGGCACCGCCTGGCCGCCCCGGGGCACCGCGGCGGGGGTGGGCCCCGCCTGGAGAAACTCTCCGTGCTCGGCGCGGTACATCTGCACCGCGTCGCACAAGGCCAGCACGTTGATGCGCGCCTCCTCGGAGGGCGCCGTGTTGCCGCCCGCCTCGATGCGCAGCGCGTTGTCCGGATCCGGGGCCTGGCTGCGCTTCCACAGCAGGTAGAGGAAGGCGCCGCCGCCCAGCACGAGCGGCACCCCCACCAGCACCGCGAGCACGAGGGCCACCGTCCGGCCCGGCCGGCCGCGGCGGGGAGCGTCCTGCGTCGTCGTCACGGGCGTGCCCTACCCTTCCTGGCCGCCAGCAGCCCAGTCCCGGGGGGTGCGCAGCACGTCCAGGAGCCGCGCCTCCTCGGTGCCCGGCACCGGGTGGTGATCATAGAGCCACCGCACCTGGGGCGGCAGCGACATGAGGATGGACTCGGTGCGCCCCTTCGTCTCCAGGCCGAACACCGTGCCCCTGTCGTACACGAGGTTGAACTCCACGTAGCGCCCGCGCCGCACCTCCTGCCAGAAGCGCTGCGGCTCGGTGTAGGGCGTGTTCTTGCGGCGCTCGGCGATGGGCAGGTACGCCGGCAGGAACGCCCGCCCCGCGTCCATCACGAACGCCAGCTCGCGCTCCAGGTCCTGCCCGCCCAGGTCCTCGAAGAACAGCCCGCCGATGCCCCGGCACTCCTCGCGGTGGCGCAGGTAAAAGTACTTGTCGCAGGTGCTCTTGAACTGCGGATAGTAGGCCGGGTCGTGCTTGTCACACGCCGCCTTCAGCGTGCGGTGGAAGTGCACCGCGTCCTCGTCATAGAGGTAGTAGGGCGTCAGGTCCGCGCCCCCGCCGAACCACGCCTTGGGGCCCTGGTGGATGAAGCGGAAGTTGGCGTGCACGGTGGGCACGTGGGGGTTGCGCGGGTGGAGCACCAGCGACAGCCCGCCGGCCCAGAAGTGCCGGCCCTCGCCCTGGAGCCGGTTGGCGAAGGCTTCCTCGAGCTGGCCATGCACCACCGAGATGTTCACCCCGGCCTTCTCCAGCACGGTGCCGCCCTCCAGCACCCGCGAGCGCCCGCCGCCCCCGCCCGCGCGCTCCCAGGCGTCCTCCCGGAAGCGCGCCGTGCCCTCGAGCGTCTCCAGCCCCGCGCAGATTTCATTCTGCAGTTGCTGGATGAACTCCGACATCCGCCCCTTCAGCCGCTCCACCTTCTCCACGTCCAACGTCATGGTCCCTCCTAATTTTCGGGAGGCGCCGCCGGCGCCTCGAAGTCCATGGGCGGCACCGCCGGGGCGAGGTTCCCCGCCGCGTCGAACACCTCCACGCGCGCCCGGTAGCTCTTCCCATCCTCCAGGGCGAAGGCCCCGCTGCACGGCTCGTGGCCGAGCTGCGCCGTGCCGTTCACCACCGGCACCACGTAGTGCTGCGCCGCGGCCCCCGAGCGCTTGCGCGTCAGCGTCACCACCATGTAGGTGGGGCTCTCTTCCCGAGCGGACAAGGTCAGCCGCAGGTAGCGCGTGGTCCCCTGCTCGGAGCGCCGCGAGAAGCCCTCGGACACCGCCGGGCGCTTGAGCCAGAGGGGGGCCGTCTTGTCGGGCCCCTTGCCCGAGAGCCACTCGGGCTGGATCATAGTGGCCGTGCCGTTGAGGAGCGCCACCGTGCGCGGCAGCACGTCGTCCAGCCGCAGCGTGTAGACCCGGTCCGGCAAGAGCAGCCCGTCGAGCTTGAGCACCACGGTGGCGCGGTTCAGGGTGCTCGTCCACCCGCGCTGCACCCGCGCGCGCACCTCGTGCCCTCCCGTCTGCAGGCGGATCGTCTTGCCCGGCAAGGCCTCCACCAGGGTCCGCGCCGTGCCGACTCCCTCCAGGAGCAGGCGCGTGTTGGTGGGCAGGACGGCCCCCGGCCGGGGAAACAGCTGCACCCCGCCCTCCGCGCAAGCAGCGGAGGCCACCGGGGCCATCAACACCACCAGGAGCAGGAGGAGAAAGGAGTACACGCGCCCCCAGTCTGCGATGGACCGCGCGGAGAGGCCAGCGCTACGCGTCATGAGAACCCCAGACGGAAAGCCGCGAAATGCCGCAGATGAATGTCTGACAAAAGGCACTCGGCATAACGCTTTGGGGCTATCGTGACTAGCGTCCCCCTGTGCACGCCCACGGACGCTGGATGGATACCGGGAAAACCGCACCCTTCGAGCTGGGCCGAGGCGACGACGCCTGTCTGCTGCTGCATGGGTTTACCGGCAGCCCCTGGGAGATGCTCCCCCTGGGCGAGGCCCTGGCGGCCCAGGGCCTGTACGTGAAGGCCCCCCGCCTGCCGGGCCATGGCACCACGCCGGAGGCCCTGCTGGAGGTGAACCACCGCGACTGGGAGCAGGCCGCCGCCGAGGCGCTGCACTCGCTCACGGGCTTCCGCCGGGTGTTCGTCGCGGGACTGTCCATGGGGGCGCTGCTCGCCCTGGGGCTGGCGGCCCAGTTCCCCGAGGTGGTGCGCGGGCTGGTGCTCATCGCCCCCGCGGCGCGCTTCAAGGGACCGAAGATGGCGCTGCTCAAGGGGCTGCGGCACACGGGCCTGCTGGAGTGGGTGAAGCCCTGGGTGCCCAAGGACAGCACCGACCTGAGCGACCCCGTGGCCCTGGCGGAGGCGCCCATCCTGAAGGCCTTCCCCACCGCGCGGCTCAACGACTTGTGGACGCTCCAGGAGTCCGCCCAGGTGCTCGCCCCGCGCGTGCGCTGCCCCACCCTGGTGGCGGTGGCCGAGCAGGACCACGTGGTGGACCCTGAGGGCGGGCCGTGGCTGGCCCACCAGCTCACCGGGGCCGCCTCGGTGCGCGTGCTGTCGCTCCAGGAGGGCTACCACATCATCCCCCGGGACCGGGGCGGGCCGCGGCTTGCCCTGGAGGTGGGCGCGTTCCTGCATGCCCTGCGCGGGCGCAACGAGAGCCTGGACACACCGGGGCTGGACGAGGCTTCCTCCGCGCTCTGAGCGCCGGGGGCGGCTAGTGTGTGGCGCCGCGCATGCCCTCCCCTTCGTCCGCCGTCATCGAGCTGAGAGACGTTACCAAAGCCTACTCCGAGGGCGAGGCCACGCGTGAGGTGCTCACCGGCGCGAGCCTCACCCTGCACCGGGGCGAGTTCACCGTGCTGCTGGGCCGCAGCGGCTCGGGCAAGTCCACGCTGCTCAACCTCATCAGCGGAATCGATCTGCCCACGCGAGGGCAGGTGCGCGTGGAGGGCAAGGACCTCTCCACCCTGAGCGAGCGGGAGCGGACGCTGCTGCGCCGCGAGCGCATCGGCTTCGTCTTCCAGGCCTTCAACCTGCTGCCCACGCTCACGGTGGAGGAGAACGTGCGGCTGCCGCTGGAGCTGCTCGGCCGCCCGGGCGCGCAGGTGGACGCGCGCGTGAAGGAGCTGCTCGGCCGCGTGGGGCTCGGCGGGCGCGAGCGCAGCTTCCCGGACCGGCTGTCCGGCGGCGAGCAGCAGCGCGTGGCGGTGGCCCGGGCGCTGGCGCACACCCCGCCCCTGCTGCTCGCGGACGAGCCCACCGGCAACCTGGACGAGACGACGGGCCGCCAGGTGCTGGACTTGCTGGAGGAGCTCATCCGCCGGGGCAACGCATGCGCCCTGGTCGTCTCGCATGACGAGGCGCTGGCGGCCCGGGCCGACCGCACCTTCGTGCTGGAGGCGGGCCGGCTCGTCGAGCGGACGGGGCGGCCATGAGCCGGCGGCTGCTCGCGCGCGCCAGCGCCCGCCACCTGGCAAGCCACCCGTGGCTCACCGCCCTGTCGCTGCTGGGCATCGCGCTGGGCGTGGCGGTGGTGGTCTCCATCGACCTGGCGAGCCACAGCGCGCTCCAGGCCTTCGAGCAGTCCACGGACACGGTGGCGGGCCAGGCCACGCACCAGCTCACCGGGGGGCCCACGGGCCTGCCCGCATCCTTATATAGCGCGCTGCGGTTGCGCCCCGGCATGCCCCCGGCCGCCCCCGTGGTGGAGGGCCACGTGCGGGCCGCCCAGGGGGACCGCCGCCCCCTCACGCTCCTGGGCGTGGACCCGTTCTCCGAGGAGCCCTTCCGGCCCTACGTGTCGGACCGGCAGGGCACCCGGCTCGCCTTGCTCCTCACCGAGCCGGGCACGGTGCTGATGACGGCGGAGACGGCGCGGCTGGTGGGCGCGCCGGCGCCGGGAGCTTCTTTCCAGGTGGCGGTGGGCGGACAGCTCCGGACGCTGCGCGTGCTCGGCTTGCTCACCCCTTCCGATGCGCGCACCCGCCGGGCTCTGGAGGGGCTGATTCTCGCCGACGTGTCCACCGCCCAGGAGGTGCTCGGCCTCACCGGGCGCCTGTCCCGCATCGACTTGAAGCTCGGGGACGAGGCGGAGGTGGCCCGGGTGCGGCAGGGGCTCCCGCCGGGCGTGGAGCTGCTGCGCGCCGCCTCGCGCGGCAACACCGTGGAGCAAATGACGCGGGCCTTCCGCACCAACCTCACCGCGCTGTCCCTGCTGGCGCTCGTGGTGGGCATGTTCCTCATCTACAACACGATGACCTTCTCGGTGGTGCAGCGGCGCGGGCTGCTCGGGCGGCTGCGGGCCCTGGGCATCACCCGGGGGGAGCTGTTCGCCCTGGTGCTCGGCGAGGCCGCGCTGCTCGGCGCGGTGGGCACCGTGGCGGGGCTCCTGCTGGGGGTGCTGCTGGGCCGGGGGCTCGTGGGGCTCGTCACGCAGACCCTCAATGACTTGTACTTCGTGGTGAGCGTGCGCCGGCTGTCGCTGGAGCCGCTGATGTTCGCCAAGGGCGTGGCGCTGGGGCTGGGGGCCACCCTGGGCGCGGCGCTCGTGCCCGCGTGGGAGGCCGCGCGCTCGCCCCCGGTCACCACGATGCGCCGCTCCGCCTCGGAGGACCTCGCCCAGGGCCGTGCGCCGAGGCTCGCCCTCCTGGGGCTGCTCGTGCTGGGCGTGGGCGCGGGGCTGCTGGTACTGCCCACCCAGG
Encoded proteins:
- a CDS encoding phospholipase D-like domain-containing protein, which encodes MKRILEPGRNCWTQTEAHDAGVLVDGRDYYKAFYREALRAKSYIAITGWQFDSDVSLLRGEDAGQAQGELRMLPLLRELCEKNPELHIYILAWDFNVLLAMEREWMQHTLFNGYSDRLSFRFDTSAPLYAAHHQKLVLIDGRVAFTGGMDICDCRWDDRDHPARSTLRCDNGRDPHGPYHDVQSVLTGPVVEKLAELFEARWFNSGGGTLRLPTPVSRDDVDLKPTVPLPPGPVAICRTFGKTLVPFQEQVQEIRALYLDAIDAAEHFLYFENQYFSSRTLFHALVRRMRAKDRSRLNIVFVLPRMPEALREQLAMGVAQVRLLRLLQRVAKETGHALGVYCSVSRDEAGQDVYTYVHSKLLVVDDRLLTLGSANTTNRSLGVDSELNLAWEVPEENGALLRRAIRRLRVSLMSELSGVSRPAELRQLARADGLVSFLDGVAARGEARLRAHPLETVFDQNPLIKPLVPEELGFDPEDSLIDESLFESLKQEQSFVASGVRFLARWFGSLPARPHPASLPAANTVPQEH
- a CDS encoding chaperonin — protein: MAKAQRRDQVIQRKTRQTKAKVARVAANVARPVRRVQVTLGDLIAAAFDTVGGEVKKVAKVVSSPNMTLATGKNIVFVG
- a CDS encoding anti-sigma factor family protein, coding for MAGNPACERFIPFLSPYIDGELTPAERVNVERHLGACKECMGRTADFRAEAGLLRVGLDMAVDDVDFKDFTQKVMARITPEKPPLLERLKLSLSEMFLYQRTAMVSSLATAAVLTVVAVPLLMGRGAPEGYGAERMTVQRVSAYEPARVAPVVMETDNGGAIIWLVDQDTPGAQPGQDEDGGTGAGLERDGLRREDAPRPMNPASPPDTQGGSL
- a CDS encoding RNA polymerase sigma factor; translation: MATDDLTLVKRVRNGDQRAFKLLVERYQRKVYAVALGMLKDKEEAMDVSQEAFVKVYKYLDHFKGDSSFYTWLYRITVNICIDLIRKRAGAGGEPVEFDETQSLDLSQANIGALGSRLGTNPQKSALRRELADKIQEALATVPEKHRAILLLREIEGMSYEELSRTLDIPKGTVMSRLFHARTKVQKILSEYLELDESKSGVGSE
- a CDS encoding Immediate early protein ICP0, with product MPATFADALTQEKGTGTRGKAVMATLIMPQLPAEAPPARKGKDVLPSGSPQQAPQGPPVSPMDTPIGRGGGTRIVRMPEAPGGKERPAGPSKGGDTQPGGRTQTRDGFGATPTTGNRPALGQGEARGRVLPVRDLVPGGLEKLVSQEGVAKRFASDLALLHQQLRPSDMPSSERALRAWAFFTAYAEAAAGHESTPEGRETFDKALKDQGFSELRDAHTGDDGMAAAQWVLEASNPEEARARAEQVQPEPPPEVRLSESAQPQEAARKPQPKDEPPQAPSQEHRDNAFTQGPERPALERIPGQAEFVRVSPQLLHLPPQVMVPARTDAERLAGDEAPLDRWKGRAKRLGRNMLWNVLHRFRAGPEDSAIEQEKWDQLAFGAVLAIVGMMILIILLVAL
- the hemF gene encoding oxygen-dependent coproporphyrinogen oxidase gives rise to the protein MTLDVEKVERLKGRMSEFIQQLQNEICAGLETLEGTARFREDAWERAGGGGGRSRVLEGGTVLEKAGVNISVVHGQLEEAFANRLQGEGRHFWAGGLSLVLHPRNPHVPTVHANFRFIHQGPKAWFGGGADLTPYYLYDEDAVHFHRTLKAACDKHDPAYYPQFKSTCDKYFYLRHREECRGIGGLFFEDLGGQDLERELAFVMDAGRAFLPAYLPIAERRKNTPYTEPQRFWQEVRRGRYVEFNLVYDRGTVFGLETKGRTESILMSLPPQVRWLYDHHPVPGTEEARLLDVLRTPRDWAAGGQEG